The following are from one region of the Georgenia sp. M64 genome:
- a CDS encoding aldo/keto reductase, which translates to MTSLHTVPDITLNNDVLIPQVGLGVFQVPDGKTQEVVEHALELGYRHVDTAAAYRNEEGVGAAVRASALPREELFITTKLRNGDQGHDSTLKAFDASRRALGLDVVDLYLIHWPRPDLDLYVETWRALEKLYAEGAVHAIGVSNFLPEHLERLVAESDIVPAVNQVELHPTFQQPATLEATRRAGVAVEAYSPLGQGRDLESPAVTEVAAAHGVTPAQVVLRWHVQQGTIVIPKSVNPRRMVENIDLFGFELSDEEMAAVAGLDSDDRIGADPATFSYSQY; encoded by the coding sequence ATGACCTCCCTGCACACCGTTCCCGACATCACCCTCAACAACGACGTCCTCATCCCGCAGGTCGGGCTCGGCGTCTTCCAGGTCCCCGACGGCAAGACGCAGGAGGTGGTCGAGCACGCCCTCGAGCTGGGCTACCGCCACGTCGACACCGCGGCCGCGTACCGGAACGAGGAGGGTGTGGGGGCTGCCGTGCGGGCGTCGGCGCTGCCGCGCGAGGAGCTGTTCATCACCACCAAGCTGCGCAACGGCGACCAGGGCCACGACTCGACGCTCAAGGCCTTCGACGCCTCGCGCCGGGCGCTGGGCCTCGACGTCGTCGACCTCTACCTCATCCACTGGCCGCGGCCGGACCTCGACCTGTACGTCGAGACCTGGCGGGCGCTGGAGAAGCTCTACGCCGAGGGAGCGGTCCACGCCATCGGGGTGTCGAACTTCCTGCCCGAGCACCTCGAGCGGCTCGTGGCCGAGAGTGACATCGTCCCGGCGGTCAACCAGGTCGAGCTCCACCCGACGTTCCAGCAGCCCGCCACGCTCGAGGCCACCCGCCGCGCCGGCGTCGCCGTCGAGGCGTACTCCCCGCTGGGGCAGGGCCGGGACCTCGAGTCGCCCGCGGTGACCGAGGTCGCCGCCGCGCACGGGGTGACGCCCGCGCAGGTGGTCCTGCGCTGGCACGTCCAGCAGGGCACGATCGTCATCCCGAAGTCGGTCAACCCGCGCCGCATGGTGGAGAACATCGACCTCTTCGGCTTCGAGCTGAGCGACGAGGAGATGGCGGCCGTCGCTGGACTCGACTCCGACGATCGCATCGGCGCGGACCCGGCGACGTTCAGCTACTCCCAGTACTGA
- a CDS encoding Ku protein has protein sequence MRAIWKGAITFGLVNVPVKLFSATESHDISLHQVHDADGGRIRYQRRCEKCGEVVPYSDIDKAYDDGDRTVVLTDEDLESLPVERSREIDVIEFVPSEQIDPIMMQSAYYLAPDSKSSKSYVLLLRTLEETERTAVVTFTLRQKTRLGALRVRDGVLVLQSLLWEDEVRAADFDIDDSVTLSSKEMEMSAALVSSFESDFDPGSFTDEYQVQLQQLIQAKLEQGEALDTEETFGAPAEEEGGEVLDLMEALRRSVAASRGKRTGGEEAAEEPAADDSAAGEEQEEAATGTEGRRSTGGRAPAKSSTAKGSTTKAATAKGSTTKAATAKGASAKGASAKTPAKSSTTRSAAAKTKSTSAKSTSAKSGGSTGRTSKTSSRSTASTETESKPRATRAKTEKKSA, from the coding sequence ATGCGCGCGATCTGGAAGGGTGCCATCACCTTCGGTCTCGTGAACGTGCCCGTGAAGCTGTTCAGCGCCACCGAGAGCCACGACATCTCGCTGCACCAGGTCCACGACGCCGACGGCGGCCGGATCCGCTACCAGCGCCGGTGCGAGAAGTGCGGCGAGGTGGTGCCCTACTCCGACATCGACAAGGCCTACGACGACGGCGACCGCACCGTCGTCCTCACGGACGAGGACCTCGAGTCGCTGCCGGTGGAGCGCTCCCGGGAGATCGACGTCATCGAGTTCGTCCCGAGCGAGCAGATCGACCCGATCATGATGCAGAGCGCCTACTACCTCGCGCCGGACTCGAAGTCCTCGAAGTCCTACGTCCTGCTGCTGCGGACGCTGGAGGAGACCGAGCGGACCGCCGTCGTCACCTTCACGCTGCGCCAGAAGACCCGGCTCGGCGCGCTGCGCGTGCGCGACGGCGTCCTCGTGCTCCAGAGCCTGCTGTGGGAGGACGAGGTCAGGGCGGCGGACTTCGACATCGACGACTCCGTGACGCTGTCGAGCAAGGAGATGGAGATGTCGGCCGCGCTCGTGTCGAGCTTCGAGTCCGACTTCGACCCGGGCTCGTTCACCGACGAGTACCAGGTCCAGCTCCAGCAGCTCATCCAGGCCAAGCTCGAGCAGGGCGAGGCGCTGGACACCGAGGAGACGTTCGGCGCGCCGGCCGAGGAGGAGGGCGGGGAGGTCCTCGACCTCATGGAGGCGCTCCGTCGGTCCGTGGCGGCGTCCCGCGGCAAGCGGACCGGTGGCGAGGAGGCCGCCGAGGAACCCGCCGCCGACGACTCGGCCGCCGGCGAGGAGCAGGAGGAGGCGGCGACCGGCACGGAGGGCCGGCGGTCAACAGGCGGGCGGGCCCCAGCCAAGAGCTCCACGGCCAAGGGCTCCACAACCAAGGCCGCTACCGCCAAGGGCTCCACAACCAAGGCCGCCACCGCCAAGGGTGCCTCCGCCAAGGGTGCCTCCGCGAAGACTCCCGCCAAGAGCTCCACGACCCGGAGTGCGGCGGCCAAGACCAAGTCCACCAGCGCGAAGTCGACCAGCGCGAAGTCCGGCGGCTCCACCGGCAGGACGAGCAAGACCTCGTCCCGGTCCACCGCGTCCACCGAGACCGAGAGCAAGCCCCGGGCCACCCGCGCGAAGACGGAGAAGAAGTCGGCCTGA
- a CDS encoding VOC family protein has translation MFEDTKAFSSFSVDDAAAAKDFYEGVLGLSVSEGAMPGILSLRLPGGAEVMAYEKPDHTPASYTVVHFPVPDLPATVADLAGRGVTFEHYRDTAVETDDDGIFRGGGPLIAWFTDPAGNVLAVLEEERDD, from the coding sequence ATGTTCGAGGACACCAAGGCCTTCAGCAGCTTCTCCGTGGACGACGCCGCCGCGGCGAAGGACTTCTACGAGGGGGTGCTCGGGCTCTCGGTCTCCGAGGGCGCCATGCCGGGCATCCTCTCCCTCCGGCTCCCCGGCGGGGCGGAGGTGATGGCGTACGAGAAGCCCGACCACACTCCCGCCTCCTACACCGTCGTCCACTTCCCCGTCCCCGACCTCCCGGCCACGGTCGCCGACCTCGCCGGCCGCGGGGTCACGTTCGAGCACTACCGAGATACGGCCGTGGAGACCGACGACGACGGCATCTTCCGTGGCGGCGGGCCGCTCATCGCCTGGTTCACGGACCCGGCGGGCAACGTGCTGGCCGTCCTGGAGGAGGAGCGCGACGACTGA
- a CDS encoding TIGR03557 family F420-dependent LLM class oxidoreductase: MRFGYTLMTEQSGPKDLVRYAAQAERRGFDFEVSSDHDFPWLDAMGHSPYAWSVLGAVAQVTERVELMTYVTCPTMRYHPAVVAQKAATMGLLSDGRFILGLGSGENLNEHVVGERWPAVGERHGMLEEAVVIIRDLLDGEDLTFDGQHFRVDSARLWDRPEDGVEIAVAVSGAQSVSRFAPLADHLVTTEPEAALVEQWSAARAENALVPSRVIGQVPICWDRDEASAVARAHEMFRWSGLGWGVNADLPTTRGFEAATAAVRPEDVAASVPCGPDLDKIVAAVQPYWEAGFTDVAVVQVGDEGQDDFLDRAAEPLLEKIRAAAPS; encoded by the coding sequence ATGCGATTCGGGTACACGCTGATGACCGAGCAGAGCGGTCCGAAGGACCTCGTCCGCTACGCGGCGCAGGCCGAACGTCGCGGCTTCGACTTCGAGGTCAGCTCGGACCACGACTTCCCGTGGCTGGACGCCATGGGGCACTCGCCCTACGCCTGGAGCGTCCTGGGGGCCGTCGCGCAGGTGACGGAGCGGGTCGAGCTCATGACCTACGTGACCTGCCCGACCATGCGGTACCACCCCGCCGTCGTCGCACAGAAGGCAGCGACGATGGGCCTGCTCAGCGACGGCCGGTTCATCCTCGGCCTCGGTTCGGGGGAGAACCTCAACGAGCACGTCGTGGGGGAGCGCTGGCCGGCGGTGGGGGAGCGGCACGGCATGCTCGAGGAGGCGGTCGTCATCATCCGCGACCTCCTCGACGGCGAGGATCTCACCTTCGACGGGCAGCACTTCCGGGTCGACTCGGCGAGGCTGTGGGACCGTCCGGAGGACGGGGTGGAGATCGCCGTGGCGGTCTCCGGCGCCCAGTCGGTCTCGCGGTTCGCCCCGCTCGCCGACCACCTCGTCACCACCGAGCCCGAGGCAGCGCTCGTGGAGCAGTGGTCGGCCGCACGGGCGGAGAACGCGCTCGTTCCGTCACGCGTCATCGGTCAGGTCCCGATCTGCTGGGACCGGGACGAGGCCTCCGCCGTCGCCCGGGCGCACGAGATGTTCCGCTGGTCGGGCCTGGGGTGGGGAGTCAACGCCGACCTGCCGACCACGCGCGGTTTCGAGGCGGCGACCGCGGCCGTGCGGCCGGAGGACGTCGCCGCGTCCGTCCCGTGCGGGCCGGATCTCGACAAGATCGTCGCGGCCGTGCAGCCCTACTGGGAGGCGGGGTTCACCGACGTCGCGGTGGTCCAGGTCGGCGACGAGGGCCAGGACGACTTCCTCGACCGCGCTGCCGAGCCGCTGCTGGAGAAGATCCGCGCCGCCGCCCCGAGCTGA
- a CDS encoding NAD(P)H-binding protein, translated as MTLFAVTGATGPFGRTAIDRLIDRGVEPADVVAIVRTPARATDLAARGVQVRQGDYDAPLDEALAGVDRLLLVSGSEVGRRVPQHRNVVETAVRAGVSRIAYTSVLRAGETPLVIAPEHRATEEVLARSGIAHSLLRNTWYTENFTGALAAYTSGGAVTHAAGEGRVAAATRADLAEAAAVAIMEDDGGDVVHELAGPAFTYAELAAAVSEATGTPVVERSVSPEELSVALAEAGLDAATAGFLVAVDANIAEGALDGEPARLESLLGRRATTLAEAVGAALGGRA; from the coding sequence ATGACCCTCTTCGCCGTCACCGGAGCCACCGGTCCGTTCGGCCGCACCGCCATCGACCGGCTGATCGACCGGGGCGTGGAGCCGGCCGACGTGGTCGCGATCGTGCGCACGCCCGCCCGCGCCACCGACCTCGCCGCCCGCGGCGTCCAGGTCCGTCAGGGCGACTACGACGCGCCGCTCGACGAGGCCCTCGCCGGCGTCGACCGGCTGCTCCTCGTCTCGGGCTCGGAGGTCGGACGACGGGTGCCGCAGCACCGCAACGTCGTCGAGACCGCGGTGCGGGCGGGGGTCTCGCGCATCGCCTACACGTCCGTGCTGCGCGCCGGCGAGACGCCGCTCGTCATCGCCCCGGAGCACCGGGCGACCGAGGAGGTCCTGGCCCGCTCCGGTATCGCGCACTCGCTGCTGCGCAACACCTGGTACACGGAGAACTTCACCGGGGCACTCGCGGCGTACACGTCCGGCGGCGCCGTGACGCACGCCGCGGGCGAGGGCCGCGTCGCCGCCGCGACCAGGGCCGACCTGGCGGAGGCGGCCGCGGTCGCCATCATGGAGGACGACGGCGGCGACGTCGTCCACGAGCTCGCCGGCCCCGCCTTCACCTACGCCGAGCTGGCCGCGGCGGTGAGCGAGGCCACCGGGACGCCCGTGGTCGAGCGGTCCGTCTCGCCGGAGGAGCTCTCGGTCGCGCTCGCCGAGGCGGGCCTCGACGCGGCGACGGCGGGCTTCCTCGTCGCGGTGGACGCCAACATCGCCGAGGGTGCGCTGGACGGCGAGCCCGCGCGGCTGGAGTCGCTGCTCGGCCGCCGCGCCACCACGCTGGCGGAGGCCGTGGGCGCGGCCCTCGGGGGACGGGCCTGA
- a CDS encoding MarR family winged helix-turn-helix transcriptional regulator: MDDDPSVWLTSEQEEAWRSLMAAILLLPGALDAQLQRDAGLTHGGYVVLSALSEAPERQIRMRRLAEMASMSMSRLSHLVDRLEARGWVERRPVPGDGRSTMAGLTDAGWEKVVETAPGHVDAVRSLVFEGLSAEQTRQLKSIFDTIVPKIDPENRLSACGATRRGAAPASAAPASAAPASAARASAARS, translated from the coding sequence ATGGACGACGACCCTTCGGTGTGGCTGACCTCGGAGCAGGAGGAGGCCTGGCGGTCCCTCATGGCCGCGATCCTGCTGCTGCCCGGAGCCCTGGACGCCCAGCTCCAGCGCGACGCCGGGCTCACGCACGGCGGCTACGTGGTCCTGTCGGCGCTCTCCGAGGCGCCCGAGCGGCAGATCCGGATGCGGCGGCTCGCGGAGATGGCGAGCATGTCGATGTCGCGGCTGTCCCACCTCGTCGACCGCCTCGAGGCGCGCGGGTGGGTGGAGCGCCGGCCGGTCCCGGGCGACGGACGCAGCACGATGGCCGGGCTCACCGACGCGGGCTGGGAGAAGGTCGTCGAGACCGCACCCGGGCACGTCGACGCCGTGCGGAGCCTCGTCTTCGAGGGGCTGAGCGCGGAGCAGACCCGCCAGCTGAAGTCGATCTTCGACACGATCGTGCCGAAGATCGACCCCGAGAACCGGCTGTCCGCGTGCGGTGCGACCCGGCGGGGCGCCGCGCCGGCCAGCGCCGCGCCGGCCAGCGCCGCGCCGGCCAGCGCCGCGCGGGCGAGCGCCGCGCGGTCGTAG
- a CDS encoding ABC transporter ATP-binding protein, whose translation MSSVVDIRDLHVTFATDVAPVVAVDGVSLTVEPGKVLAIVGESGSGKTVTARSILGLLPETAHVDGAVVLAGNDVVQLDAQQLRDVRGRDVAMIFQEPSTALNPVFTVGWQIVEGLRAHGNVSRKEARARAVEILGRVGIPEPEKRVDHYPHQFSGGQKQRIVIAMALVLGPKVIVADEPTTALDVTVQAEILDLLRRVRDEFGSAIVLITHNMGVVADLADRVAVMYKGEVVEEADARELFSDPRHEYTRALLAAVPKLGEHTKAWAPGPSPAARGGAHVSGADAVTAAAVDSAAATRAGGVDAVVTARKLTIDYPGRLGQGGFRAVDEVSFQIAPGEVLGLVGESGSGKTTIGRAIAGLTRATGGSLSVLGHEMVGFRERAFRPLRARIGFVFQDPATSFNPLLTIDECIAEPLVVHGRARDLAAARPRVRELLDAVHLPTSYGARYPHELSGGQRQRASLARALALDPELLVADEPTSALDVSVQARVLEVFTELQERLGFATLFISHDLAVVGMLADRIAVLYRGRLVEEGTGEQVLGSPEDPYTQRLLASVPVPDPVEQERRRELLARFTG comes from the coding sequence ATGAGCTCCGTCGTCGACATCCGCGACCTGCACGTCACGTTCGCCACCGACGTCGCCCCCGTCGTCGCCGTCGACGGGGTCAGCCTCACCGTCGAGCCGGGCAAGGTCCTGGCGATCGTCGGCGAGTCCGGCTCGGGCAAGACCGTCACCGCGCGCTCGATCCTCGGCCTGCTGCCGGAGACCGCCCACGTCGACGGCGCCGTCGTCCTGGCCGGCAACGACGTCGTCCAGCTCGACGCCCAGCAGCTGCGGGACGTGCGCGGACGGGACGTCGCCATGATCTTCCAGGAGCCCTCCACCGCGCTCAACCCGGTGTTCACCGTGGGCTGGCAGATCGTCGAGGGCCTGCGCGCCCACGGGAACGTCTCGCGCAAGGAGGCCCGCGCCCGCGCCGTGGAGATCCTCGGCCGGGTCGGCATCCCCGAGCCGGAGAAGCGGGTGGACCACTACCCCCACCAGTTCTCCGGCGGGCAGAAGCAGCGCATCGTCATCGCCATGGCGCTCGTGCTGGGGCCGAAGGTGATCGTCGCGGACGAGCCGACGACGGCCCTCGACGTCACGGTGCAGGCCGAGATCCTCGACCTGCTGCGCCGCGTCCGCGACGAGTTCGGCTCCGCGATCGTCCTCATCACCCACAACATGGGCGTCGTGGCCGACCTCGCCGACCGGGTCGCGGTGATGTACAAGGGCGAGGTCGTCGAGGAGGCGGACGCCCGCGAGCTCTTCTCCGACCCGCGCCACGAATACACCCGCGCCCTCCTCGCCGCGGTGCCCAAGCTGGGCGAGCACACCAAGGCCTGGGCGCCCGGGCCCTCCCCCGCCGCGCGCGGCGGGGCGCACGTCTCCGGTGCCGACGCCGTCACCGCGGCGGCCGTCGACAGCGCCGCCGCCACCCGGGCCGGCGGGGTCGACGCCGTCGTCACCGCCCGGAAGCTCACCATCGACTACCCGGGCCGGCTCGGGCAGGGCGGCTTCCGCGCCGTGGACGAGGTGTCGTTCCAGATCGCTCCGGGCGAGGTGCTCGGGCTGGTGGGCGAGTCCGGGTCCGGGAAGACGACGATCGGCCGGGCCATCGCGGGTCTGACCCGCGCCACCGGCGGGTCGCTGTCGGTGCTGGGGCACGAGATGGTCGGGTTCCGCGAGCGGGCGTTCCGGCCGCTGCGGGCGCGGATCGGGTTCGTCTTCCAGGACCCGGCCACGAGCTTCAACCCGCTGCTGACGATCGACGAGTGCATCGCCGAGCCGCTGGTCGTCCACGGACGCGCGCGCGACCTCGCCGCCGCGCGGCCGCGGGTGCGCGAGCTGCTCGACGCGGTCCACCTGCCCACGTCCTACGGGGCGCGGTACCCCCACGAGCTCTCCGGCGGGCAGCGCCAGCGCGCGTCCCTCGCGCGGGCGCTGGCGCTGGACCCCGAGCTGCTCGTGGCCGACGAGCCGACCTCGGCCCTGGACGTCTCGGTGCAGGCGCGGGTGCTGGAGGTCTTCACCGAGCTCCAGGAGCGGCTGGGCTTCGCGACGCTGTTCATCAGCCACGACCTTGCCGTCGTGGGCATGCTGGCCGACCGCATCGCGGTGCTCTACCGCGGGCGCCTGGTCGAGGAGGGCACCGGCGAGCAGGTCCTCGGCTCCCCCGAGGACCCCTACACCCAGCGCCTGCTCGCCTCCGTGCCCGTCCCGGACCCGGTCGAGCAGGAACGGCGGCGCGAGCTGCTCGCGCGGTTCACGGGCTGA
- a CDS encoding NAD(P)-binding domain-containing protein, with amino-acid sequence MGLFDLFRRTRTADPAPRSDATSTSETTHDTQTTQTTTLRSTMSTLTIIGAGNMTRGIATRALAAGHTVQILARDTEAAAALAGELSGDVTTGPVDAPIAGDVVVLALPYDAALEVAGRLGQALAGKVVVDITNPVDFATFDSLVVPAGSSAAEEIAKVAPEAKVVKAFNTTFAGTLVAGEVAGQPLDVLVAADDAAAKAEVIALADSAGLRGVDAGPLRRAQQLEAVGFLHMTLQGTLGNTWSTGVKVLGA; translated from the coding sequence ATGGGCCTGTTCGACCTGTTCCGCCGCACGCGTACCGCAGACCCCGCGCCGCGCAGCGACGCGACCAGCACCTCCGAGACCACGCACGACACCCAGACCACCCAGACCACGACCCTGAGGAGCACCATGAGCACCCTGACGATCATCGGCGCCGGCAACATGACCCGCGGCATCGCCACCCGCGCTCTCGCCGCCGGCCACACCGTGCAGATCCTCGCCCGGGACACCGAGGCCGCCGCCGCGCTGGCCGGCGAGCTCTCCGGCGACGTCACCACCGGCCCGGTGGACGCCCCGATCGCCGGCGACGTCGTCGTCCTCGCGCTGCCCTACGACGCCGCGCTCGAGGTGGCGGGCCGGCTGGGCCAGGCACTGGCCGGCAAGGTCGTCGTCGACATCACGAACCCGGTCGACTTCGCCACCTTCGACTCCCTGGTCGTGCCCGCCGGCAGCTCCGCCGCCGAGGAGATCGCCAAGGTCGCTCCCGAGGCGAAGGTCGTCAAGGCCTTCAACACCACGTTCGCCGGCACCCTGGTGGCCGGCGAGGTCGCCGGGCAGCCCCTCGACGTCCTCGTCGCCGCCGACGACGCCGCCGCCAAGGCCGAGGTCATCGCCCTCGCCGACTCGGCCGGCCTGCGCGGCGTCGACGCGGGCCCGCTGCGCCGCGCGCAGCAGCTCGAGGCGGTCGGCTTCCTGCACATGACCCTCCAGGGCACCCTGGGCAACACCTGGAGCACCGGCGTCAAGGTGCTCGGCGCCTGA